The following are from one region of the Theropithecus gelada isolate Dixy chromosome 6, Tgel_1.0, whole genome shotgun sequence genome:
- the MTRNR2L1 gene encoding humanin-like 1, producing MAPWGFNCLLLLTSEIDLPMKRRT from the coding sequence ATGGCACCATGGGGGTTTAACTGTCTCTTACTTTTAACCAGTGAAATTGACCTGCCCATGAAGAGGCGGACATAA